A stretch of DNA from Arthrobacter jiangjiafuii:
AAGCCGGCCAGGGCGCTAGAAGAAGTGCAGCCGGCCCTGGAAAACCAGCACCAGCGGCCCGGCACTCCACCTTAGAAGAGCAGTACAAGCCGCCCGCGGACTCCGCCCGCCTCGAGCCGCGCGTGGGCCGTAGCGGCCTCTTCGGCCGGCATCCGGTCTGCAACCCGCAGGGTGAGCGTTCCGTCTTCAACCAGCTGCCGCAGCGTCTCCAGCTTCCGCGCTGAATGGTATTCCTCCCGGACGGCAATGGGATGGACCGTAATGCCGCGGCCCGGCTCCTCGCTCCACCAGCGGAAGGTGGCGAATCCGCCGTCGTTCCTTACTGCCGAAACCGCTTTCCCGTTCATCACCGCTGCGTCCGCCAGCGCATCCACACCGTCGGGAAACAGCTCGCGGACGTGGCCGGCGAAGTCATTTCCCCGGTCCACCACGTAGTCCGGGCCCAGGCTCGATACGAGGTCGCGGTCCTTCGCCGCGGCGTCGGCGACGACAACCAGGCCGGAGTGCTTGGCCAGCTGCACGAGGTAGTTGCCCAGCGTTCCCGCAGCTCCCGTCACGGCGAGGGACTGCCCCGGTTTAAGGTCGAGCTTTTCGAGTGTCTGCACGGCGGTCAGCCCGTTCATCGGCAGGGTGGAAGCTTCGGCGAAATCAACGCCGGCTGGGATACGTGCCAGCGAATCTGCCGGACTGACGAGGTACTGCGCATACGCACCGTGATGTTCGCCCAGGGGCAGGGCGATGGCCATGACCTGCTCGCCGACCTCCCAGCCGCTGTCCGGTCCGGCTTCGTCGATGACTCCCGCAGCGTCCATTCCGGGAATGGCGGGCATCCGCAGCGTGTCGGGTGCCTGCCCGCCGGAACGCAGCACGGTATCCGTCGGGCTGACGGCCGCTGCATGAACCCTGATGCGGACCTCGCCAGGGCCGGCATGCGGCTCCGGAACGTCAAGGACAGTCAGGGCCTGCGGCCCGCCGAATTTCTCCACGCCAATGATCTTCATACCCGGCGGCAACCACAGCGGCTGCGGGACTATTCCGGACGGTCTGCGCCGCCGTCGCTGTTGCTGTCGGCCTGGTCGCCCGGCGTGTCGCCCGGATCTTCCACGCCGTCGTCGTTACCGCCGGCGCTGCGACGGGCGCTGATCCGCCGTTCGTGGTCCACGTGATGACGCCGCGAGCCGGAGGAGACCACCACCAGAAAAGCAGCACCCGCAGCCGAGGAAGCGATGACGAACGACCCCGGTGAACCAGCCAGCCGCTCCACCGTTACGCACACCAATCCCGCTGCAGCCGCCAGTGCCA
This window harbors:
- a CDS encoding NADP-dependent oxidoreductase, giving the protein MKIIGVEKFGGPQALTVLDVPEPHAGPGEVRIRVHAAAVSPTDTVLRSGGQAPDTLRMPAIPGMDAAGVIDEAGPDSGWEVGEQVMAIALPLGEHHGAYAQYLVSPADSLARIPAGVDFAEASTLPMNGLTAVQTLEKLDLKPGQSLAVTGAAGTLGNYLVQLAKHSGLVVVADAAAKDRDLVSSLGPDYVVDRGNDFAGHVRELFPDGVDALADAAVMNGKAVSAVRNDGGFATFRWWSEEPGRGITVHPIAVREEYHSARKLETLRQLVEDGTLTLRVADRMPAEEAATAHARLEAGGVRGRLVLLF